One part of the Gemmatimonadaceae bacterium genome encodes these proteins:
- the sat gene encoding sulfate adenylyltransferase, which yields MPMSKGVTLWFTGLSGSGKTTVARRVHELLQSRHILSERLDGDVVRQSLCRDLGFSKEDRDKNIERVTFVSQILTRNGVVVLSCFISPYRAMRDKARHDIGDFLEVYVRTPLDVLVGRDVKGMYKKAMAGEIQGFTGVNDPYEEPTNPELILDTDKESIEESADRVMKLLEDRGYIPKGLGTVVGVGSERAEASRRVEAAKKTPGPSVPHGGVLVDRELKGEARKEALERAKALPKFGLDEREMADLEMIGYGALSPLTGFMRRADYDTVVDSMRLTDGLVWAMPVNLATSSERAKDLTVGQEIALTDKGGKILAVMTINDIWTPDKAREVKACYGTDEMAHPGVARVMNQGDVYLGGPVWVIDRPAYDQFNDHRLTPLETRQKFDELGWKTVVAFQTRNPVHRAHEYLQKVAMESVDGLMLHPLVGATKSDDVPADVRMKTYEAILEHYYPKNRAMLAVFPAAMRYAGPREAVWHAIARKNYGCTHFIVGRDHAGVGNYYGSYDAQILIDKFPAHELGITPFKFEHTFFCATCGNMASTRTCPHDKTHHVTLSGTKVREMLNAGELPPPEFTRPELARILMAAYQEQAAAAGAQA from the coding sequence ATCCCCATGTCCAAAGGCGTAACTCTCTGGTTCACAGGTCTTTCCGGCTCCGGAAAGACCACCGTCGCCCGCCGGGTTCACGAGCTGCTGCAAAGCCGCCACATCCTGTCTGAACGCCTCGACGGGGACGTGGTTCGGCAGAGCCTCTGCCGAGACCTGGGTTTCTCCAAGGAGGACCGGGACAAGAACATCGAACGGGTGACGTTCGTCTCGCAGATCCTCACGCGCAATGGCGTCGTGGTCCTGAGCTGCTTCATTTCGCCCTATCGCGCGATGCGCGACAAGGCGCGGCACGACATCGGGGACTTTCTCGAGGTCTACGTCCGCACACCGCTCGACGTGCTCGTAGGGCGGGACGTCAAGGGCATGTACAAGAAGGCGATGGCCGGGGAGATCCAGGGCTTCACGGGGGTCAACGATCCATATGAAGAGCCCACCAACCCGGAGCTGATCCTCGACACGGACAAGGAGTCCATCGAAGAGAGCGCCGACCGGGTCATGAAGCTGCTCGAGGATCGCGGATACATCCCCAAGGGGCTGGGCACCGTGGTCGGCGTGGGGTCGGAGCGTGCGGAAGCGTCCAGGCGGGTCGAGGCCGCCAAGAAGACGCCGGGACCAAGCGTGCCGCACGGCGGCGTGCTGGTTGACCGCGAGCTCAAGGGCGAGGCGCGCAAGGAGGCGCTGGAACGCGCCAAGGCGCTGCCCAAGTTCGGTCTCGACGAGCGCGAGATGGCCGACCTCGAGATGATCGGCTACGGTGCGCTATCGCCCCTCACCGGCTTCATGCGCCGCGCCGACTACGACACGGTGGTTGACTCGATGCGACTGACCGACGGCCTGGTGTGGGCGATGCCGGTGAACCTCGCGACCTCATCGGAGCGCGCGAAGGACCTCACCGTGGGCCAGGAGATCGCGCTGACCGACAAGGGCGGCAAGATCCTCGCGGTGATGACGATCAACGACATCTGGACGCCAGACAAGGCGCGCGAAGTCAAGGCGTGCTACGGCACCGATGAGATGGCGCACCCCGGCGTCGCACGGGTCATGAACCAGGGCGACGTCTACCTCGGCGGTCCGGTGTGGGTCATCGATCGCCCCGCCTACGATCAGTTCAACGACCACCGCCTGACGCCGCTCGAGACGCGGCAGAAGTTCGACGAGCTCGGCTGGAAGACCGTCGTTGCGTTCCAGACGCGCAACCCGGTGCACCGCGCGCACGAGTACCTGCAGAAGGTGGCGATGGAAAGCGTGGATGGGCTCATGCTGCACCCGCTCGTTGGAGCGACCAAGTCCGACGACGTGCCTGCCGACGTGCGCATGAAAACGTACGAAGCGATCCTCGAGCACTACTACCCGAAGAACCGCGCGATGCTGGCCGTGTTCCCGGCCGCGATGCGCTACGCCGGGCCGCGCGAAGCGGTGTGGCACGCCATCGCCCGCAAGAACTACGGGTGCACGCACTTCATCGTCGGTCGCGACCACGCGGGCGTGGGCAACTACTACGGCTCCTACGATGCGCAGATCCTGATCGACAAGTTCCCGGCGCACGAGTTGGGGATCACGCCGTTCAAGTTCGAGCACACGTTCTTCTGCGCCACCTGCGGCAACATGGCCTCCACGCGCACGTGCCCGCACGACAAGACGCACCACGTGACGCTCTCGGGCACCAAGGTCCGCGAGATGCTCAACGCCGGTGAACTGCCACCGCCGGAGTTCACGCGTCCCGAGCTGGCGCGCATCCTGATGGCTGCCTACCAGGAACAGGCAGCGGCGGCCGGGGCACAGGCGTGA
- a CDS encoding PHP domain-containing protein encodes MSQPHRRPGSGRGADLQLHSTASDGSDAPAEVVRRAHAMGFATIALTDHDTLDGIDEAEGAAHALGMRFIPACEISTLDDDDRQVDILAYGVARDDGAFRHTLRALRDGRFARAWGMVQKLNEHGHAVSFDRVLEIAGGPENIGRPHVARAMVEAGIVPDVKSAFTPDLILDGGRCYVQRIKISPAEAVQRIHDAGGVAVAAHPLRTGLTDAEVRTLAVQGLDGIEVWYPTHDDAAVARFSSLATKLGLLMTGGSDDHGDVNEGRLMGRVRLADEHVDALLRAIDVRRVAIAR; translated from the coding sequence GTGAGCCAGCCCCATCGGCGTCCCGGTTCCGGCCGGGGCGCCGACCTTCAACTGCACTCTACCGCCTCCGACGGCTCCGACGCGCCGGCGGAGGTCGTGCGTCGTGCCCACGCGATGGGCTTCGCAACCATCGCGCTCACGGACCACGACACGCTCGACGGCATCGATGAAGCCGAGGGCGCCGCGCATGCGCTGGGCATGCGCTTCATCCCGGCTTGCGAGATCTCCACGCTCGACGACGACGATCGCCAGGTCGACATCCTCGCCTATGGCGTCGCCCGCGACGACGGCGCCTTCAGGCACACGCTCCGAGCCCTCCGCGACGGCCGCTTTGCCCGCGCCTGGGGCATGGTCCAGAAGCTCAATGAACACGGCCATGCCGTCTCCTTCGACCGCGTGCTCGAGATCGCCGGTGGCCCGGAGAACATCGGGCGCCCGCATGTCGCGCGTGCGATGGTCGAAGCCGGCATCGTGCCCGATGTGAAGTCGGCCTTCACCCCGGACCTCATCCTCGACGGCGGGCGCTGCTACGTGCAGCGCATCAAGATCTCGCCGGCCGAGGCCGTGCAGCGAATCCACGACGCTGGTGGTGTCGCCGTGGCGGCCCATCCGCTGCGCACCGGCCTCACCGACGCGGAGGTCCGCACGCTCGCCGTGCAGGGCCTCGACGGCATCGAGGTGTGGTATCCCACGCATGACGACGCCGCGGTCGCCAGGTTCTCATCCCTCGCGACGAAGCTTGGGCTCCTGATGACTGGTGGCTCGGACGACCACGGCGACGTGAACGAAGGTCGCCTCATGGGCCGCGTGCGGCTCGCCGACGAACACGTGGACGCCCTGCTCCGCGCCATCGACGTGCGTCGCGTCGCCATCGCACGCTGA
- a CDS encoding SLC13/DASS family transporter, giving the protein MTTPGRPSEAEPVDAHAEFRWPEERRQTTPGRLDVVAPAEPAWQRWGPRVILLAGALTSLGILLAPLPAGLSAEGKTAGAIFIFCTVLWVTNVVPFGVTGLLALSLLGILGVMKPADAFAAFGSSAVFFLIGVFLIGGALVDSGLSKRCALLFLRYFERSPYAFANGMMLAAAFGTLWMPNQATSAMLFPIAVEVALALRLRPLHSTYAKTLFLSLAWGAMIGSNASMLGSTRAALALGMLHESFGRTITFSQWVIASLPMVILGVAVAPFILRWCFPREEVQFGSARVLLERTVADMGKADRRQWSVGVIVALTIAAWVLIGDRVDLAIIALLGAVLLFAFRTLSWEEAERRIFWNIVLMYGGAIALGVAIDRTGAARWVVESYMSGVSIPPLLAVGLVVVGTLLLSEFMSNAAAVAVMLPLAFSLGNQLGASPVSLTLATSIGAGLDFALPFSSAPNTIVFASGYLRMMDVVKAGGIMTIASVLIVLLVAWLWWPVLGLV; this is encoded by the coding sequence ATGACCACACCCGGTCGACCTTCGGAGGCGGAACCCGTCGACGCACACGCGGAGTTCCGCTGGCCCGAAGAGCGACGCCAAACCACGCCGGGCAGGCTCGACGTCGTCGCGCCCGCGGAGCCGGCCTGGCAGCGCTGGGGACCACGCGTCATCCTGCTCGCCGGCGCGCTCACGTCGCTCGGCATTCTGCTCGCGCCGCTGCCCGCCGGACTCTCGGCCGAAGGCAAGACGGCCGGTGCGATCTTCATCTTCTGCACCGTCCTCTGGGTCACGAACGTCGTTCCGTTCGGCGTCACCGGCCTGCTTGCGCTCTCGCTGCTCGGGATTCTTGGCGTGATGAAGCCGGCCGATGCCTTTGCCGCGTTCGGCAGCTCGGCGGTCTTCTTCCTGATCGGCGTCTTTCTCATTGGCGGCGCCCTCGTCGACAGCGGTTTGAGCAAGCGGTGCGCCCTGCTCTTCCTGCGCTACTTCGAACGATCGCCGTACGCGTTCGCTAACGGCATGATGCTGGCCGCGGCATTCGGCACGCTCTGGATGCCTAACCAGGCCACCTCGGCGATGCTTTTCCCGATTGCCGTGGAGGTCGCGCTGGCGCTGCGGCTGCGACCGCTGCACAGCACCTATGCCAAGACGCTGTTCCTCTCGCTCGCCTGGGGCGCGATGATCGGCTCGAACGCGAGCATGCTGGGCAGTACGCGCGCCGCGCTCGCGCTCGGCATGCTGCACGAATCGTTCGGTCGCACGATCACGTTTTCGCAGTGGGTGATCGCGTCGCTTCCGATGGTGATCCTCGGCGTGGCCGTCGCCCCGTTCATTCTGCGCTGGTGTTTTCCGCGCGAGGAGGTGCAGTTCGGCTCGGCGCGCGTGCTGCTCGAGCGGACCGTCGCCGATATGGGCAAGGCGGATCGCCGACAGTGGTCCGTCGGCGTCATCGTGGCGCTGACGATCGCGGCCTGGGTGCTGATCGGCGATCGCGTGGACCTGGCGATCATCGCGCTGCTCGGCGCCGTGCTGCTGTTCGCCTTCCGCACGCTGAGCTGGGAAGAGGCCGAGCGCCGGATCTTCTGGAACATCGTGCTCATGTACGGCGGCGCCATCGCGCTCGGTGTCGCGATCGACCGAACGGGAGCGGCGCGATGGGTCGTCGAGAGCTACATGTCGGGCGTGAGCATCCCGCCGCTGCTCGCCGTGGGGCTCGTGGTCGTCGGGACGTTGCTGCTCTCCGAGTTCATGAGCAACGCCGCCGCGGTTGCCGTCATGCTCCCGCTGGCGTTCAGTCTCGGAAACCAGCTCGGCGCCTCGCCGGTGTCGCTGACCCTGGCGACCTCCATCGGCGCCGGGCTCGACTTTGCGCTGCCGTTTTCGTCGGCGCCGAATACGATCGTGTTTGCGTCGGGCTACCTGCGCATGATGGACGTCGTGAAGGCGGGCGGCATCATGACGATCGCGTCGGTCCTCATCGTGTTGCTGGTGGCGTGGCTGTGGTGGCCCGTGCTGGGGCTGGTGTGA
- the cysC gene encoding adenylyl-sulfate kinase translates to MNLKGSTVWFTGLPSSGKSTVAREVYQRLIDRGCAVELLDGAEVRESLSRGLGFSRADREENVRRIGYVAKLLSRNGVIAICAAVSPYRSSRDEVRRNTTNFLEVHVDCPVKIAEQRDTDGMYAAARRGEVEEFTGVNAPYEAPLRPEVYVDSSRESVDQAAWKVMRTLEMLGVIPSEGTSVDTQEEEIRRRLASLGYI, encoded by the coding sequence ATGAATCTGAAGGGCTCTACCGTGTGGTTCACCGGTCTCCCCTCGTCGGGCAAGAGCACCGTCGCCCGCGAGGTGTATCAGCGCCTGATCGATCGCGGGTGTGCGGTCGAGTTGCTCGATGGTGCCGAGGTACGAGAGAGCCTCTCGCGTGGACTTGGGTTCTCGCGGGCGGATCGCGAGGAGAACGTTCGGCGTATCGGGTACGTGGCCAAGTTGCTGTCGCGGAACGGCGTCATCGCCATCTGTGCCGCGGTGTCGCCCTACCGGTCGAGTCGCGACGAGGTGAGGCGCAACACGACGAACTTTCTTGAAGTGCACGTGGACTGCCCGGTGAAGATCGCCGAGCAACGCGACACCGACGGGATGTACGCCGCGGCACGTCGAGGAGAGGTGGAGGAGTTCACGGGGGTCAACGCGCCGTACGAGGCGCCGCTCCGACCCGAGGTCTATGTGGACTCGTCGCGCGAGTCGGTGGACCAGGCCGCGTGGAAGGTGATGCGGACCCTGGAGATGCTCGGCGTCATCCCGAGCGAGGGAACCAGCGTCGACACTCAGGAAGAGGAGATTCGTCGTCGACTGGCTTCGTTGGGCTACATCTAG
- a CDS encoding O-antigen ligase family protein, whose product MNATAAAIPHQGQQGVTLPNAFVYAVTAYTLVSMGRIHEIVRALGPLRLGLLSGVLVCALAFTAIRRDVLRAIFASPVTKGLMIVVAFTVLTIPTGVWPKASFNYLTKTYYNAVLLFIVTAAIFADRRAARFLITSLVVGVMVAGAIALLRSTPGRFEIGLTYDANETAALFTLTIPWAIYLVLTEKGWPRYVALLALPICALGILKTGSRGGLLSVGALVPFLLVLAPPKRRAPFILFVVAGAIVTALSMGDQAVYRLRKAFDTTEYNYTTRDGRIEIWKRGLGYVKGSPILGVGMDGFQYKELESKQNIGFGVRQAAAHNMYLQVAAELGLIGFSGFMTMLIGGQIVGIRARKRAKELIARGGGREADRDLLRANMAQAALFSIMCTGFFLSLGYSSMVYFACAAPIGVLLSTMTSGGPPNTPVQAAPQQQRVRGMRGWRSARPWPAGAGVHGMSTPPR is encoded by the coding sequence GTGAACGCGACAGCCGCGGCGATTCCGCACCAGGGCCAGCAAGGGGTCACGCTCCCGAACGCGTTCGTGTACGCCGTGACGGCGTACACCCTCGTCTCGATGGGTCGCATCCACGAGATCGTGCGAGCACTGGGTCCGTTGCGTCTCGGGCTGCTGTCTGGCGTGCTGGTGTGCGCGCTCGCATTTACCGCGATCCGGCGCGACGTGCTGCGTGCCATCTTCGCGTCCCCGGTGACCAAGGGCCTTATGATCGTGGTGGCCTTCACCGTGCTCACGATCCCAACCGGTGTGTGGCCCAAGGCCAGCTTCAACTACCTCACCAAGACCTACTACAACGCGGTCCTGCTCTTCATCGTGACGGCCGCGATCTTTGCCGATCGGCGGGCCGCGCGTTTTCTGATCACGTCGCTGGTCGTGGGCGTCATGGTCGCTGGCGCGATTGCGCTGTTGCGATCCACGCCGGGTCGGTTCGAAATCGGCCTGACGTACGACGCCAACGAGACGGCCGCGCTGTTCACGCTGACGATTCCCTGGGCGATCTATCTCGTCCTCACGGAAAAGGGGTGGCCCCGCTACGTGGCCCTGCTCGCGCTGCCGATCTGCGCGCTCGGAATCCTCAAGACCGGCTCGCGGGGCGGCCTGCTCTCGGTGGGTGCGCTCGTGCCCTTCCTGCTGGTTCTCGCCCCACCCAAGCGCCGCGCGCCGTTCATTCTCTTCGTCGTCGCCGGGGCGATCGTCACCGCGCTCAGCATGGGCGATCAGGCCGTGTATCGCTTGCGCAAGGCATTCGACACCACCGAGTACAACTACACGACACGCGACGGACGTATCGAGATCTGGAAGCGGGGTCTCGGTTACGTGAAGGGCTCGCCGATTCTCGGCGTCGGCATGGACGGCTTTCAGTACAAGGAGCTGGAGTCCAAGCAGAACATCGGCTTTGGCGTGCGACAGGCGGCGGCGCACAACATGTATCTGCAGGTCGCGGCGGAGCTCGGTCTCATCGGATTCAGCGGCTTCATGACGATGCTCATTGGAGGGCAGATTGTCGGCATTCGGGCACGCAAGCGGGCCAAGGAGCTGATCGCGCGGGGCGGCGGCCGCGAAGCGGATCGCGACCTGCTGCGCGCGAACATGGCGCAGGCCGCACTGTTCTCGATCATGTGCACCGGATTCTTCCTGTCGCTCGGCTACTCGAGCATGGTGTACTTCGCGTGCGCGGCGCCCATTGGCGTGCTGCTCTCCACCATGACGAGTGGTGGTCCGCCGAACACGCCGGTACAGGCAGCGCCGCAGCAGCAGCGAGTGCGTGGGATGCGTGGATGGCGCTCGGCGCGGCCGTGGCCGGCCGGCGCGGGTGTTCACGGGATGAGCACACCGCCGCGCTAG
- a CDS encoding glycosyltransferase, whose translation MSSPTIVQVVLELDRGGLETMCADLAIELVARGVRSVVVGLDRGGSLEPRLAAHGVEFVNLGGRRLRDPRFYLRVARTIRGFRPAAVHAHSFGPLVYAVPARWFGGGPRLVNTEHSIEYLLERPDFRRTLRFMSRSIDRFVVLGERMRRYYASEIGVPPASLRVIPNGVATLEPTTAARRATARATLGLGDGFCVTTVGRLAPEKNFPMLIEAFAKATRDEPTSRLVFVGDGSERAPLEALATTLGVAERVVFAGWRKDVADLLPAFDLFVLSSFSEGLPMSMLEAMSAAVPVVSTAVGDIPEVITSGESGLLVPARDTDALADAIGAMLRSPDLRARAGDAGRALVVGRYSRAAMVDAYLEAYGLRTPSSAAA comes from the coding sequence GTGTCGTCTCCCACGATAGTCCAGGTCGTGCTCGAACTCGATCGCGGCGGACTCGAAACGATGTGTGCCGACCTCGCGATCGAACTGGTCGCGCGCGGCGTGAGGTCGGTGGTGGTGGGCCTCGATCGCGGCGGCAGCCTCGAACCCCGACTCGCGGCACACGGCGTGGAGTTCGTGAACCTGGGTGGCCGGCGGCTGCGCGACCCACGCTTCTACCTGCGCGTCGCCCGCACCATTCGCGGATTTCGGCCCGCCGCGGTGCACGCACACAGTTTCGGTCCCCTGGTGTACGCCGTGCCGGCCCGATGGTTCGGCGGCGGCCCGCGCCTCGTGAACACCGAGCACTCGATCGAGTACCTGCTCGAGCGCCCCGACTTTCGGCGGACGCTGCGCTTCATGTCGCGATCGATCGATCGCTTCGTGGTGCTCGGCGAGCGCATGCGGCGCTACTACGCGAGCGAGATCGGTGTACCGCCGGCGTCGCTGCGTGTCATTCCCAACGGCGTTGCCACGCTGGAGCCGACGACGGCCGCACGACGCGCGACCGCGCGCGCCACGCTGGGGCTGGGTGACGGATTCTGCGTCACCACGGTCGGTCGCCTCGCCCCCGAAAAGAACTTCCCGATGCTCATCGAGGCATTTGCGAAGGCGACGCGCGATGAGCCGACGTCGCGCCTCGTGTTCGTGGGCGACGGCTCGGAGCGCGCGCCCCTCGAGGCGCTCGCCACGACACTCGGCGTCGCGGAGCGCGTGGTGTTTGCCGGCTGGCGCAAGGATGTGGCCGACCTGCTTCCCGCGTTTGACCTGTTCGTGCTCTCGTCCTTCTCGGAAGGGCTGCCCATGTCGATGCTCGAGGCCATGTCGGCTGCCGTGCCGGTGGTCAGCACCGCGGTGGGCGACATTCCGGAAGTGATCACCAGTGGCGAGAGCGGGCTGCTTGTCCCGGCTCGGGACACGGACGCGCTCGCCGATGCGATCGGGGCCATGCTCCGCTCGCCGGACCTGCGCGCGCGCGCCGGCGACGCGGGCCGAGCGCTCGTGGTCGGACGATACAGTCGCGCCGCGATGGTCGATGCCTACCTGGAGGCGTATGGCCTCCGCACGCCGTCCTCCGCCGCCGCCTGA
- a CDS encoding MBOAT family protein, with protein MLFNSVIFLFAFLPVTYLVFWSLQRKQARYIWLTITGYVFYGYWDPRFCLLMAFSTLVSYFAGLGFLRYKDRKHRKLCLVVPITVDLLLLAFFKYFNFTLDSVRAVTGWFGADVPLPHLNIILPVGISFYTFHTITYIVDAYRGVITPTRNFFEFSTYVSLFSQLVAGPIVRFRQIEADLEHLDNASRTRWIVPGVQFFLVGLVEKVLLADSIAAFVDPALHNWQSLSTLGAWMAMLGYSFQLYFDFAGYSSMAVGLGYLFGIRIPRNFNSPYKALDPSDFWERWHISLSSVLRDYLYIPLGGNRHGTYKTYRNLMITMLLGGLWHGASWTFVLWGAYHGLLLCGYRVFASSWTTLPRVVRQVLMFVLVMIGWVFFRATSFGMATGILKAMWLPTTGVLVPGAPLAGVAIAIAAWWAMIGPNAFDLQVRDTWPRRLTFVAAAGACLAIIAGTRSSPFLYFQF; from the coding sequence GTGCTCTTCAACAGCGTCATCTTCCTGTTCGCGTTCCTCCCGGTCACGTACCTCGTGTTCTGGAGCCTGCAGCGCAAACAGGCCCGATACATCTGGCTCACGATCACCGGTTACGTCTTCTACGGCTACTGGGACCCGCGCTTCTGCCTGCTGATGGCGTTCTCGACGCTCGTCAGCTACTTCGCGGGGCTCGGCTTCCTCAGGTACAAGGACCGGAAGCATCGCAAGCTCTGCCTGGTCGTCCCGATCACGGTCGACCTGCTGCTCCTCGCCTTCTTCAAGTACTTCAACTTCACGCTCGATTCGGTGCGGGCGGTGACCGGGTGGTTTGGCGCCGACGTGCCGCTGCCGCACCTGAACATCATCCTGCCGGTCGGCATTTCGTTCTACACGTTCCACACGATTACCTACATCGTCGATGCGTATCGCGGCGTGATCACGCCGACGCGCAATTTCTTCGAGTTCTCCACGTACGTCTCGCTCTTTTCGCAGCTGGTGGCCGGTCCGATCGTGCGGTTCCGCCAGATCGAGGCCGATCTCGAGCACCTCGACAACGCCTCGCGCACCCGCTGGATCGTTCCCGGCGTGCAGTTCTTCCTGGTGGGGCTCGTGGAGAAGGTGCTCCTCGCCGATTCCATCGCCGCGTTCGTCGATCCGGCCCTCCACAACTGGCAGTCGCTGTCGACGCTCGGCGCCTGGATGGCGATGCTCGGGTACTCCTTCCAGCTGTACTTCGACTTTGCCGGCTACAGCTCGATGGCCGTGGGGCTCGGCTACCTCTTCGGCATCCGTATTCCGCGCAACTTCAACTCGCCGTACAAGGCGCTCGACCCCTCCGATTTCTGGGAGCGCTGGCACATCTCGCTGTCCAGTGTCCTGCGCGACTACCTCTACATCCCGCTCGGCGGCAACCGGCACGGGACGTACAAGACGTACCGCAATCTCATGATCACGATGCTCCTCGGCGGCCTGTGGCACGGCGCGTCGTGGACGTTCGTGCTCTGGGGCGCGTACCACGGGCTGCTGCTGTGCGGCTATCGTGTGTTTGCGAGTTCATGGACGACACTGCCGCGCGTCGTGCGACAAGTCCTGATGTTCGTGCTCGTGATGATCGGGTGGGTGTTCTTCCGCGCGACATCGTTCGGCATGGCCACCGGGATCCTCAAGGCCATGTGGCTGCCGACGACGGGAGTGCTCGTGCCGGGCGCACCGCTGGCCGGTGTGGCGATCGCGATCGCCGCGTGGTGGGCGATGATCGGCCCGAATGCCTTCGACCTGCAGGTGCGCGATACCTGGCCTCGTCGCCTGACCTTCGTTGCCGCAGCGGGCGCGTGTCTCGCGATCATCGCCGGTACCCGCTCGTCACCGTTCCTGTATTTCCAGTTCTGA